In one Geoglobus acetivorans genomic region, the following are encoded:
- a CDS encoding GNAT family N-acetyltransferase: MGSKSEGPVIRPMRKDDFEDIVRIDSQYTGERREEYFKRLFDEVLNSEYGVVISLAAEYDGRVVGFVAGSVLSGEFGIPESVAYLTTIGVDRDFSGKGIGRELFDQFVTNARAIGVKKIYTMVDWGDKMLFDFFRNSGFRPSSTMLTLELEIP, translated from the coding sequence ATGGGTTCGAAATCTGAAGGCCCTGTGATAAGGCCCATGAGAAAGGACGATTTTGAGGACATCGTGAGGATTGATTCACAGTACACCGGGGAAAGGAGAGAGGAGTATTTCAAGAGGCTCTTCGATGAGGTTCTGAACTCTGAATACGGGGTTGTGATATCTCTCGCTGCAGAGTATGACGGCAGAGTTGTCGGTTTTGTGGCGGGAAGCGTTTTATCCGGTGAATTTGGGATTCCCGAGAGCGTTGCCTACCTGACCACGATCGGAGTTGACAGGGATTTTTCAGGCAAGGGCATCGGAAGGGAGCTTTTTGATCAGTTTGTCACCAACGCAAGGGCAATCGGGGTGAAAAAAATATACACCATGGTTGACTGGGGAGACAAAATGCTGTTTGACTTCTTCAGGAACTCAGGATTCAGGCCATCATCTACAATGTTAACCCTTGAACTGGAAATTCCATAA
- the bzdQ gene encoding benzoyl-CoA reductase, bzd-type, subunit Q, giving the protein MVSVQESEYWRWPETVWVDESRNWQDAEVISCGIDLGSVSTQAVIVADGELYAYASMRTGTSSSASSEKALNAVLEKIGDMKREDIHYIVGTGYGRVSVPFANKTITEIACHGRGAVYVYGNTVRTVLDMGGQDLKAIKIDSRGKVINFLMNDKCAAGTGRGIEVVCDLLSVPITEVGDMSLKVEEEPEPVSTTCVVFAKSEILGLIRKGWNREMILAAFFNAVSSRVVELLERVGVEADFAITGGISKNVGVVRRIENKLNMKALEPKVDPQLAGAIGAALFARALYIKSRK; this is encoded by the coding sequence ATGGTTAGTGTTCAGGAGAGTGAATACTGGAGATGGCCAGAAACAGTCTGGGTGGATGAGTCAAGGAACTGGCAGGATGCAGAGGTGATAAGCTGCGGAATAGACCTCGGCTCTGTCAGCACCCAGGCGGTGATAGTGGCCGATGGTGAACTTTACGCTTACGCCAGCATGAGAACCGGGACGAGCAGCAGTGCCAGCTCTGAAAAGGCGCTCAATGCAGTCCTTGAGAAAATTGGAGACATGAAAAGGGAGGACATCCACTACATTGTCGGCACTGGCTACGGGAGAGTGAGCGTTCCGTTTGCGAACAAAACGATCACCGAAATCGCATGCCACGGCAGGGGTGCTGTGTATGTCTACGGCAACACCGTGAGGACCGTGCTCGACATGGGCGGCCAGGATCTGAAGGCAATAAAGATTGACAGCAGAGGCAAGGTGATCAACTTCCTGATGAACGACAAGTGTGCTGCCGGGACGGGAAGGGGCATCGAGGTGGTCTGCGATTTGCTCTCCGTTCCAATCACTGAAGTCGGTGACATGTCTCTGAAGGTTGAAGAGGAGCCCGAGCCTGTCAGCACCACGTGCGTCGTCTTTGCAAAGTCAGAGATTCTGGGGCTTATCAGGAAGGGATGGAACAGGGAGATGATTCTTGCTGCGTTTTTCAATGCCGTGTCGAGCAGGGTTGTCGAGCTTCTCGAGAGGGTTGGGGTTGAGGCGGACTTTGCAATCACGGGCGGAATTTCGAAGAACGTTGGAGTTGTTAGAAGAATCGAGAACAAGCTGAACATGAAGGCTCTCGAGCCCAAGGTTGACCCTCAGCTCGCCGGAGCAATCGGTGCAGCGCTTTTCGCCAGAGCGCTCTACATCAAATCCAGAAAATAA
- a CDS encoding carbohydrate kinase family protein, translating into MIAGFGALNLDKIYLVDKIPAKDEEGFVIDVNLHPGGSAANTIAGLATFGVKTAFIGKIGSDEEGRILVRDFEDRGADTSGIVRAEGRSGVAMIFVDREGERAILVDPGVNDTIKEDEINWNVVEGADIIHMTSFICRVSNDSFKSQIEVARNAERISLDPGMPYAEKGLKGLEKLLKETAIFLPNRKEIEMIFGIEWREAVIEAHSLGIEIVAVKLGKEGCFVSDGKREEFVKIFPSKPVDTTGAGDAFNAGFLYGLQRNRDVVESAKIGNYVASRLIERVGARSYGGIDPESAVR; encoded by the coding sequence ATGATTGCCGGATTTGGAGCGCTGAACCTGGACAAGATATACCTGGTTGACAAAATACCCGCAAAGGACGAGGAGGGCTTCGTGATTGACGTGAACCTCCACCCGGGAGGGAGTGCAGCCAACACGATCGCCGGGCTTGCCACCTTCGGTGTGAAAACGGCATTCATAGGAAAGATTGGGAGTGATGAGGAGGGCAGGATTCTTGTAAGGGATTTCGAAGACAGAGGGGCTGACACCTCCGGAATAGTAAGGGCTGAGGGACGAAGTGGCGTGGCGATGATATTCGTTGACAGGGAAGGAGAAAGGGCTATACTGGTTGATCCCGGTGTTAACGATACGATAAAAGAGGATGAGATAAACTGGAACGTTGTGGAGGGTGCTGACATCATACACATGACCTCATTCATCTGCAGGGTGAGCAATGATTCATTCAAATCCCAGATTGAGGTTGCGAGAAATGCTGAGAGAATAAGCCTTGATCCCGGAATGCCCTATGCAGAGAAGGGGCTGAAGGGTCTTGAAAAATTGCTGAAAGAGACGGCGATTTTTCTACCCAACCGAAAAGAGATAGAGATGATATTCGGAATTGAATGGAGAGAGGCGGTAATAGAGGCACACAGCCTCGGAATAGAGATTGTTGCGGTCAAGCTCGGGAAGGAAGGCTGCTTCGTCTCAGACGGAAAAAGAGAGGAATTTGTAAAGATATTTCCATCAAAGCCCGTGGATACGACAGGAGCTGGAGATGCGTTCAACGCCGGTTTTCTGTATGGTCTGCAGAGAAACAGGGACGTTGTGGAATCTGCAAAGATTGGCAACTACGTGGCGTCAAGGCTCATTGAGAGGGTGGGTGCGAGGAGTTACGGAGGAATAGATCCAGAGTCTGCTGTGCGGTAA
- a CDS encoding acyl-CoA dehydratase activase, which produces MVVAGIDVGSKMAKVVIMDADRNILSYVMARTGTDHRETSETVLGEALEKAGLKRDDLEKIVATGFGKISVPFADDEVTQVIAAGRGAYFVRPSARTVIEVGAEESRAISLDENGNVRDFALADKCAAGAGSFVDAMIRYLEVTPEEFGQLALQATRAIPMNAQCVVFAESEVVSLLHSNVPKAEISRAIHDAIADRVIAIARRLDIRDDVLLIGGLANDIGFIESMKRELGKEVYVPEDYPPELIPAIGAALSAVQGVR; this is translated from the coding sequence ATGGTTGTTGCGGGTATCGATGTGGGGAGCAAGATGGCAAAAGTTGTTATTATGGACGCAGACAGAAACATACTTTCCTACGTCATGGCGAGAACTGGCACAGACCACAGAGAAACCTCCGAAACCGTGCTGGGCGAGGCACTTGAAAAGGCAGGACTGAAGAGGGATGACCTCGAGAAAATAGTTGCCACCGGTTTTGGTAAGATTTCTGTTCCTTTTGCTGATGACGAGGTTACGCAGGTAATTGCGGCTGGAAGAGGGGCTTACTTCGTCAGACCCTCAGCAAGGACCGTGATTGAGGTTGGCGCTGAAGAGAGCAGGGCAATCAGCCTTGACGAAAACGGCAACGTCAGGGATTTCGCTCTTGCAGACAAGTGCGCTGCGGGAGCCGGATCGTTTGTCGACGCGATGATAAGGTATCTCGAAGTCACTCCCGAGGAGTTCGGTCAGCTTGCCCTCCAGGCAACGAGGGCTATACCCATGAACGCCCAGTGTGTGGTCTTCGCAGAATCCGAGGTTGTTTCCCTGCTGCACTCCAACGTCCCGAAGGCCGAGATTTCGAGGGCGATACATGATGCCATCGCCGACAGGGTCATTGCGATAGCCAGGAGACTGGATATAAGGGACGATGTTCTGCTGATAGGCGGTCTTGCCAACGACATAGGTTTCATTGAGTCCATGAAGAGAGAGCTTGGGAAGGAGGTTTACGTTCCTGAGGATTATCCACCGGAGCTTATCCCCGCAATAGGGGCGGCTCTTTCTGCAGTTCAGGGGGTGAGGTGA
- a CDS encoding 2-hydroxyacyl-CoA dehydratase, producing the protein MTTSVDDMPQMKKFREWFENRHEYAKKWKEKTGGRVVGYYCTYVPEEILYAAGILPVRVLGSHEPESITRPYLHDMYCPFCHDTLAQGLQGRYDYLDGVTLAQSCLHMRQSYFSFADRVPNIEWSYYLPFPHGVNNPHAGDFAKHEFEKFKESVEEWTGASISDSDLDRAIEVYNKSRELLTKVFELRKAENPPITGLHAMLIVVSSQVVDKEEHNEVLESFLEDVAEVEPDREVGTRLMLIGSEDYDIELFELIEYGMSYPATFVFEENCTGSRYFWGLVENGGDRLKAIAERYVYRVPCPAKDWARGDFFGRRRFQFIENVIREWNVDAVIIAQMKFCDPHELDIPSLRDMLDRMGVRHLHLELDLTQPVGQFRTRVEAMIEAMGEEDLFI; encoded by the coding sequence ATGACTACGTCTGTCGATGATATGCCCCAGATGAAGAAATTCAGGGAATGGTTCGAAAACAGGCACGAATATGCGAAAAAGTGGAAGGAGAAAACAGGTGGCAGGGTTGTTGGCTACTACTGCACCTACGTACCGGAAGAGATACTGTATGCAGCAGGAATTCTTCCCGTGAGAGTTCTCGGATCACATGAGCCGGAGAGCATAACCAGGCCGTATCTTCACGATATGTACTGTCCGTTCTGCCATGACACTCTCGCCCAAGGGTTGCAGGGCAGGTACGACTACCTTGATGGCGTTACACTGGCTCAGTCGTGCCTCCACATGAGACAGTCGTATTTCAGCTTTGCAGACAGGGTGCCGAACATTGAATGGAGCTATTATCTGCCCTTCCCCCATGGAGTGAACAATCCGCATGCAGGCGATTTCGCAAAACACGAGTTCGAAAAATTCAAGGAGTCTGTTGAGGAATGGACAGGCGCAAGCATATCCGATTCTGACCTTGACAGGGCGATTGAGGTCTACAATAAGAGCAGGGAACTTCTGACAAAGGTGTTCGAGCTCAGGAAGGCGGAAAACCCACCCATCACCGGATTGCATGCAATGCTGATTGTTGTGTCCTCACAGGTTGTTGACAAGGAAGAGCACAACGAGGTTCTGGAGAGCTTCCTGGAAGATGTTGCTGAAGTTGAACCGGACAGGGAGGTCGGGACGAGGCTGATGCTCATAGGCAGTGAGGATTACGATATCGAACTTTTCGAGCTGATAGAGTACGGGATGAGCTATCCGGCGACGTTTGTGTTTGAAGAGAACTGCACGGGTTCCAGGTATTTCTGGGGTCTTGTGGAGAATGGAGGAGACAGGCTGAAGGCCATTGCAGAAAGATACGTTTACAGAGTTCCGTGTCCTGCCAAAGACTGGGCAAGGGGCGACTTCTTTGGAAGGAGGAGATTCCAGTTTATTGAGAACGTCATAAGGGAATGGAACGTCGATGCCGTGATCATCGCCCAGATGAAATTCTGCGATCCTCACGAGCTTGACATACCATCCCTCAGAGACATGCTCGACAGGATGGGTGTCAGACACCTCCATCTCGAGCTTGACCTCACGCAGCCTGTTGGACAGTTCAGGACGAGAGTTGAGGCCATGATTGAGGCCATGGGTGAGGAGGACCTGTTTATTTAG
- a CDS encoding Nre family DNA repair protein yields MLCVRCKGKLLCGKSFCPIIRAFRSASLELGSIDEKPTPPSVFVGRVGYPKVFAGPMIVLGGGNPEVYENPSNYSQRVEDVIALRMSLARTYAQFSVHSAGDPDRNLMEIQEIASSVRNLDVEAEYEKVIRKPAIDDIVMPSGVSALFRRMKVTSNPKIPSKVEKISDDELKAVNAVVELYQENLPTAYIQRVFSVGLLGVEKKLVPTRWSITAVHDIIAENLKRDIADFERINDCLLFSYEHYGNHFEVILYPSSYVFQLVEIWMEKSLWSPENVWIGSDSEGLGRKKEYSELSGGYYAARLPVLEYLHSRRRQAGAIVLREIRPEYSAPLGVWVVEEGVRKAMNTRPERFSSLGEAVEHASKRMRVSKSLWEKHLKFTAQQTLDLFLRNSSHPPSQ; encoded by the coding sequence GTGCTGTGTGTCAGGTGCAAGGGAAAGCTCCTCTGCGGGAAGAGCTTTTGCCCGATTATCCGGGCTTTCAGGTCTGCCAGTCTGGAACTCGGAAGCATAGATGAGAAACCCACCCCGCCCTCAGTTTTTGTCGGTAGAGTGGGTTACCCGAAGGTCTTTGCGGGACCGATGATCGTCCTCGGAGGGGGAAACCCCGAGGTCTATGAAAATCCCTCGAATTACTCTCAGAGGGTTGAGGATGTTATAGCGCTGAGAATGTCTCTCGCAAGAACCTATGCCCAGTTTTCCGTCCACTCTGCAGGGGACCCTGACAGGAATCTGATGGAGATTCAGGAGATTGCCAGCAGCGTCAGAAATCTGGATGTTGAGGCTGAGTACGAGAAGGTGATACGGAAACCTGCCATCGACGACATCGTGATGCCGTCCGGAGTTTCCGCACTTTTCAGGAGGATGAAGGTAACCTCTAACCCCAAAATCCCGTCGAAGGTTGAGAAGATCAGTGATGATGAGCTAAAAGCCGTGAATGCGGTTGTGGAGCTTTATCAGGAAAACCTGCCCACGGCATACATACAGAGGGTGTTCTCGGTGGGATTGCTGGGTGTGGAGAAAAAGCTCGTCCCGACAAGGTGGAGCATCACTGCCGTGCACGACATCATTGCGGAAAACCTGAAGAGGGATATAGCGGACTTTGAAAGGATAAACGACTGCCTTCTTTTCAGCTATGAACACTACGGGAATCACTTTGAGGTGATACTCTATCCCTCGTCATACGTCTTTCAGCTTGTGGAAATCTGGATGGAAAAAAGCCTCTGGAGTCCTGAAAACGTCTGGATAGGCTCGGACAGCGAAGGTCTCGGGAGGAAGAAGGAGTACTCTGAACTTTCCGGAGGGTATTATGCTGCGAGACTTCCGGTTCTTGAATACCTGCACTCGAGGAGAAGGCAGGCGGGAGCAATTGTTTTGAGGGAGATAAGGCCGGAATACTCTGCCCCTCTTGGCGTCTGGGTTGTGGAGGAAGGAGTCAGAAAGGCAATGAATACCAGGCCCGAAAGGTTCTCGAGTCTGGGGGAAGCAGTGGAGCACGCATCAAAAAGAATGAGGGTGAGCAAAAGTCTGTGGGAAAAGCACCTCAAATTTACCGCACAGCAGACTCTGGATCTATTCCTCCGTAACTCCTCGCACCCACCCTCTCAATGA
- a CDS encoding P-loop NTPase family protein — MRLSGDAALIYRKTFETLSRAIEFDEARKELQSYRPVSNLEEILERQNEIRKKMEISRKLHPHEIKKLRPLKIGKSFFEDRVYLASDEEDYESAVRLGVCEVIRDEARTANFPVILNDFVNRIDLKSFAPELIVESIIENFESFRTFAEIEARISENTHYKKLIPEIEELTKLYSRLNEIESIRSRIRDMEMEINREIEERLAEIKVTIPASELLRILREGRLSEEIEEEIERVVSRYEKEFESMGIMESLFSRTFPVRVDEEGVERAVSRVKEKITLDYYLKCLRIAEKIDMEYINEKIEFYRAMRLYKLFDSSGYTMPEFGDGFTIINGRNLFIEDPQPVSYCIGRNSLFPYRESIILLTGANSGGKTSLLDLICQAAVLAHSGLPVNAEKAEVPLYDEIFYFKRKKSSYGSGAFEKAVKSLVRAVSGDGKKLILIDEFEAITEPGAGAKILSTILKIAHEKGHHLVLVTHLGEEFRGLEFIRIDGIEAKGLDENFRLIVDRQPVFNRIGRSTPELIVERLMEKSRGEEREILKRVLDEMGQ, encoded by the coding sequence ATGAGACTTTCAGGCGATGCCGCACTGATCTACAGAAAAACCTTTGAAACCCTGTCGAGGGCCATTGAGTTTGACGAAGCGCGGAAAGAACTGCAGTCGTACAGACCTGTGTCAAACCTCGAAGAGATTCTGGAAAGGCAGAACGAAATCAGGAAAAAGATGGAGATTTCAAGGAAACTCCACCCGCATGAGATCAAAAAACTCAGACCGCTGAAAATCGGGAAGAGTTTCTTCGAAGACAGGGTTTATCTCGCCAGTGATGAGGAGGATTATGAATCTGCCGTGAGGCTGGGAGTGTGCGAGGTCATCAGGGATGAAGCCCGGACAGCAAACTTCCCGGTTATCCTGAATGACTTCGTAAACCGCATAGACTTAAAGAGCTTCGCCCCTGAGCTTATTGTCGAATCGATAATCGAGAATTTCGAATCGTTCAGGACTTTTGCCGAAATCGAAGCAAGAATCTCAGAAAACACACACTACAAAAAACTGATTCCTGAGATTGAAGAGCTGACGAAGCTTTACAGCAGGCTCAACGAGATTGAAAGCATCAGATCGAGAATCAGGGACATGGAAATGGAGATCAACAGAGAAATTGAGGAAAGGCTCGCAGAAATAAAGGTTACAATTCCCGCAAGCGAGCTGCTCAGAATTCTGCGTGAGGGGAGGCTTTCAGAAGAGATTGAAGAAGAGATAGAGAGGGTTGTTTCAAGGTACGAAAAAGAGTTCGAGAGCATGGGCATAATGGAGTCACTCTTCTCGAGAACATTTCCCGTCAGGGTGGATGAAGAGGGTGTGGAAAGGGCAGTTTCCAGAGTAAAGGAAAAGATAACCCTGGACTACTACCTGAAATGTCTCAGAATCGCGGAAAAAATAGATATGGAGTATATAAACGAAAAAATAGAATTCTACAGAGCCATGAGGCTCTATAAACTCTTTGACTCGAGTGGATACACCATGCCTGAATTCGGAGACGGGTTCACAATCATCAACGGCAGGAATCTCTTCATCGAAGATCCGCAGCCGGTGAGCTACTGCATAGGCAGAAACAGCCTCTTTCCGTACAGAGAGAGCATAATACTGCTGACGGGAGCAAATTCAGGAGGAAAAACCAGTCTTCTCGACCTGATATGTCAGGCTGCGGTTCTCGCACACTCCGGATTGCCGGTCAATGCGGAAAAAGCTGAAGTCCCACTCTACGACGAGATATTCTACTTCAAGAGAAAGAAGAGTTCATACGGATCCGGAGCGTTTGAGAAGGCTGTTAAGAGCCTGGTCAGAGCTGTGTCCGGAGACGGCAAAAAGCTGATACTCATAGACGAGTTTGAGGCGATAACCGAGCCGGGAGCCGGAGCCAAAATCCTAAGCACGATTTTGAAGATCGCCCATGAAAAAGGGCATCACCTCGTCCTTGTGACCCACCTCGGTGAGGAGTTCAGAGGGCTGGAGTTCATAAGAATCGACGGAATTGAGGCAAAGGGCCTGGACGAGAATTTCAGGCTCATTGTGGACAGGCAGCCAGTTTTCAACAGAATTGGCAGATCCACACCTGAGTTAATAGTGGAGAGACTGATGGAAAAAAGCAGGGGGGAGGAGAGGGAAATACTGAAAAGGGTTCTCGACGAGATGGGGCAATGA
- a CDS encoding enoyl-CoA hydratase/isomerase family protein produces the protein MEYRKIKYGLDGATAWILLANPPLNIVDLEMMRELISALDAAEKESEIIVISHEGKHFSAGAEIREHYPDMASDLIGTFTELIEKILNSEKITVCAVKGYALGGGFEIPLACDVILASSNAKLGVPEITLAHYPPVAIALLPHMIGWKNAFDLITTGEAIDAYRAREMGIVSRVFEQDSFDEDVKKYVNGLLEKSPIALKLAKKALKKSTGIDLRGVLNEVNSIYLNELIKTEDAVEGLNAFLEKRKPEWKGR, from the coding sequence ATGGAGTACAGAAAGATTAAATACGGTCTGGATGGAGCCACGGCGTGGATACTGCTCGCAAACCCTCCGCTCAACATTGTCGATCTCGAAATGATGAGAGAACTGATATCGGCTCTTGACGCAGCAGAAAAAGAGTCAGAGATAATCGTAATCTCCCATGAAGGAAAGCACTTCAGTGCAGGAGCTGAAATCAGGGAACACTATCCGGACATGGCATCTGACCTCATAGGCACATTCACAGAACTCATCGAAAAAATACTGAACAGCGAGAAGATAACGGTGTGTGCTGTAAAGGGGTACGCACTCGGTGGGGGTTTCGAGATTCCTCTCGCATGTGACGTGATTCTTGCATCCAGCAACGCAAAGCTTGGAGTGCCTGAAATCACCCTCGCACACTATCCGCCGGTGGCAATAGCACTTCTCCCCCACATGATAGGGTGGAAAAACGCATTCGACCTGATAACAACCGGTGAGGCCATAGATGCTTACAGGGCGAGAGAGATGGGAATAGTGTCGAGGGTATTCGAGCAGGACAGCTTTGACGAGGATGTGAAAAAATACGTGAACGGGCTGCTTGAGAAGTCGCCCATTGCGCTGAAACTTGCAAAGAAGGCTCTTAAAAAGTCAACCGGCATTGACCTGAGGGGGGTCCTGAACGAGGTCAACAGCATCTACCTCAACGAGCTGATAAAGACGGAGGATGCCGTTGAGGGCCTCAACGCATTTCTCGAAAAGAGAAAGCCGGAGTGGAAGGGAAGGTGA
- the bzdO gene encoding benzoyl-CoA reductase, bzd-type, subunit O, protein MGVRVRPFECWDDFKRYRMEYYRNYLEAKENGSIRWAGSAWAFDPVPAGLGEDVYPLTGEPYGATAAFFRDFSMRALETIERKGAARDLCGYMRNYWGSVAMDRYLLADGAEIEPFPKPDFNFTIHICCTHAKWYHYAAELEGGVPTYAVDISVGPGYLLNDKKIEYVVRQLEDAIQWMEKVTGREYDDELLIRAVENEARSMTLWSKICKLNQNTPAPMEEKSMFSFYVMTLLRRSDEKVVKLYEKLYKEVESRVKRGIGALTQEQFRFVTDNPPPWPFLKVYRYLEENYGAVSVGSIYTFGLGAAWLGMDEKGENWIWEPAPTPEEAGYEIHDRRSALWWTAMFNLKYRASWQHEYSHWIRKQETYQMVKDWKADAIIMHLNRGCELWNMSTLEVRDYLVRNGISVATYEGNMADPREFDEARTFNVIDSFMQSLGIEKLT, encoded by the coding sequence ATGGGAGTCAGGGTAAGGCCTTTTGAATGCTGGGATGATTTCAAGAGGTACAGAATGGAGTATTACAGGAACTATCTGGAAGCAAAGGAGAATGGCAGCATCAGGTGGGCTGGCTCGGCATGGGCGTTTGATCCTGTTCCGGCGGGCTTGGGGGAGGACGTTTATCCACTCACGGGTGAGCCTTATGGTGCAACAGCTGCGTTTTTCAGGGATTTCTCCATGAGGGCTCTGGAAACCATCGAGAGAAAGGGTGCCGCAAGAGACCTCTGCGGTTACATGCGGAACTACTGGGGCAGCGTGGCGATGGACAGATATCTGCTTGCTGATGGTGCCGAAATTGAACCGTTCCCGAAGCCGGACTTCAACTTCACAATCCACATCTGCTGCACACATGCCAAGTGGTACCACTACGCTGCCGAGCTTGAGGGAGGTGTGCCAACCTATGCTGTTGACATCTCCGTTGGGCCGGGCTACCTGCTGAACGACAAGAAAATAGAGTACGTGGTCAGACAGCTCGAGGATGCCATTCAGTGGATGGAGAAGGTTACGGGCAGAGAGTACGATGATGAGCTCCTGATCAGGGCTGTTGAGAATGAGGCCAGATCGATGACCCTGTGGTCGAAGATCTGCAAGCTGAATCAGAACACCCCTGCACCGATGGAGGAGAAGTCGATGTTCTCGTTCTACGTCATGACCCTGCTCAGGAGGAGCGACGAGAAGGTTGTGAAGCTGTACGAAAAGCTCTACAAAGAGGTTGAGAGCAGGGTTAAGAGGGGTATTGGTGCACTGACTCAGGAGCAGTTCCGCTTTGTTACGGACAACCCACCACCCTGGCCCTTCCTGAAGGTTTACAGGTATCTCGAGGAGAACTACGGTGCGGTTTCAGTCGGTTCGATTTACACGTTTGGTCTCGGTGCAGCCTGGCTTGGTATGGACGAAAAGGGTGAAAACTGGATCTGGGAGCCGGCTCCCACGCCCGAAGAGGCCGGATACGAGATCCACGACAGGAGGAGCGCACTCTGGTGGACGGCAATGTTCAACCTGAAGTACAGGGCTTCGTGGCAGCACGAGTACTCTCACTGGATAAGGAAACAGGAGACGTACCAGATGGTGAAGGACTGGAAGGCAGATGCCATTATAATGCACCTCAACAGGGGATGCGAACTCTGGAACATGTCAACGCTTGAGGTGAGGGACTATCTCGTCAGGAATGGTATCTCCGTTGCGACATACGAAGGAAACATGGCTGATCCGAGAGAATTTGATGAGGCGAGGACTTTCAACGTTATAGACTCGTTCATGCAGAGTCTGGGAATAGAAAAGCTCACTTAA
- a CDS encoding methionine adenosyltransferase yields MKNIFVEELVHTPVENQKVEIVERKGIGHPDSIADGIAEAMSRALSKEYLKRVGAVLHHNTDETQIVAGRAKTAFGGGEVIQPIYILLVGRATKHFDGIDIPADRVALKAAKEYVRSAMRNLDPETDIVFDVRLGEGSTDLKEVFERKGGKAPLSNDTSFGIGFAPFTETENLVYNVERRIYEEFRKKEKAIGEDVKVMGLREGDRIRLTIACAFVDRHVADVKEYLAVKEELTDFVNGISSEYTSREVDVAVNTADNIDKEVVYLTVTGTSAENGDDGSVGRGNRCNGLITPGRPMSMEASSGKNPINHVGKIYNLLANRIAWDCYEAIEGIKEVYVRILSQIGKPIDDPKALSIQIVPENGYDVEKMESKARTVADEWLNDITKITDMVINGELKTF; encoded by the coding sequence ATGAAGAACATATTTGTTGAGGAGTTAGTTCACACTCCTGTTGAAAATCAGAAGGTCGAAATTGTTGAAAGGAAGGGTATCGGTCATCCTGATTCAATAGCTGACGGTATTGCAGAGGCGATGAGCAGGGCGCTGAGCAAGGAATATCTGAAGAGAGTTGGGGCAGTGCTGCACCACAACACCGATGAGACCCAGATCGTTGCAGGGAGGGCGAAAACCGCATTCGGCGGAGGGGAGGTCATACAGCCAATATACATACTTCTGGTTGGCAGAGCAACCAAGCACTTTGATGGCATTGACATTCCGGCTGATAGAGTGGCTCTCAAGGCAGCCAAGGAATACGTCAGGAGTGCCATGAGAAATCTCGATCCCGAAACAGACATAGTCTTCGACGTGAGGCTTGGTGAGGGTTCCACTGATCTGAAAGAGGTTTTCGAGAGAAAGGGCGGCAAGGCACCGCTTTCGAACGATACGAGTTTTGGCATCGGCTTTGCCCCGTTCACCGAGACGGAGAACCTGGTCTACAACGTTGAGAGGAGAATCTACGAGGAGTTCAGGAAGAAGGAAAAGGCTATTGGTGAGGACGTCAAGGTAATGGGTCTGAGAGAGGGAGACAGGATCAGGCTCACAATCGCATGTGCCTTTGTTGACAGGCATGTGGCCGACGTTAAGGAATATCTGGCGGTGAAGGAGGAACTCACAGACTTTGTGAATGGGATATCGTCAGAGTACACATCCAGAGAGGTGGACGTTGCAGTCAACACGGCCGACAACATTGACAAGGAGGTTGTGTACCTCACAGTCACGGGCACATCTGCAGAGAACGGGGATGATGGAAGCGTTGGCAGGGGCAACAGGTGCAACGGCCTGATAACTCCGGGCAGGCCCATGTCCATGGAGGCGTCGAGCGGAAAGAACCCGATAAACCATGTCGGTAAAATATACAACCTCCTCGCAAACAGAATAGCCTGGGACTGCTATGAGGCAATCGAGGGCATCAAAGAAGTTTACGTCCGCATCCTCTCTCAGATTGGAAAGCCAATTGACGACCCCAAGGCCCTCAGCATTCAGATAGTGCCCGAGAACGGATACGACGTGGAGAAAATGGAGTCCAAGGCGAGAACCGTTGCGGACGAATGGCTCAACGACATCACGAAGATAACCGACATGGTCATCAACGGAGAACTCAAAACATTCTAA